TTGATGGCGGGCTGGGCTCGCCTGATTCTCTACAGCAACCTCCGGTAGGGGCGTCTTGGCATAGCGAGGGTCAACTCCCTATCCGCGACCTGACAGAACAGTTGGTCCACCTAGGAGGGGTTGGCGGCTGAAAACGTTATCGATAGCAGTGGCCCATTTTCAGACTAGGGCAGCTGTCTTTTGCCCCCAACCTGCCCCAGTCCCTACTGAATCACATAACTGGATCTTCTGACACTTGCCCGACATGGTCTCCTAATGAACTCCCACGGATACGACTTAAACCAGCCAGCGTACCTACAGTTCTCGCTGTGATTTGGTGGGTGATGACGTCACTCCTGGCCCCCATCCCTCCTCGATTAGACGTCCTACCACTTCCCCACGCAGGACACAGGTATCCCCTACTTTCTGAAAGTTGGCTCCCACAAAGTCCGACATGTGTGAAATGGATGTGGTTGGAAGAGCTTGAACGCCAAAGTCGAAGGTCTGAAATGTGAAACACCCTTCACAATTTTTaaatagcatttaaaaaataatagtcaCTAAAACAAGAACACCTGCATGAGTACCTGCTTTCTCTCGTTGGAAGGCATCTGACGAGAACGGTCGCTTCGTGGAAAAGCAGCTTCCGGGTGACTTCGCCAGTGGCTTGGGCAGCGCATGCGCAGCCGCCAAGTGACATCTTCAGGCCCCGCCCCTGGAAGCCCGTTGGGCCTATCAGCCTCGAGCTGCCAACGTGgcgcctccaggccccgcccccggaAGCCCGCTCTGCCTGTCAGCCTCGAGCTGCCAACGTGgcgcctccaggccccgcccccggaAGCCCGCTCTGCCTGTCAGCCCCAAGCCACTGAGGACGTGgcgcctccaggccccgccccggaAGCCGTGCTTGGCCTGTCAGCCTGTGCCCGGAACACGGCCCGTGAGTGCTTTGTGTGGCTGTCTATTCGCTGGTATCCTCTGGCAAGGGGCCGGGTTGGTTTTCCCAAAAGGCTGGGGAAAGCTTACTGTATAAGCTGACGGCCATGGCTTGCTTCTTCGCTTTACGCCATTTCCGCTTAGGAACCATGTCCGAGGAAGGCACTACTTCCGGACGGTCCGACAGGCCAGTCTGAACAACCTGATTACATCCCTGTCCGTTTATTTTCCTCTGGCTTACGCAAATGTTGCTCACTGCCTAGCGGTCCATACCAGCGTAGTGAATCATTTCACAGAAACCTCTTCAGGTTCAAGAGTTTATCATTTCCTCTTCTGTGTTTGACCCCCCTTCCATCAGGGGCCTCTGGCTTGAATTTTGAACTAACTCCCTGTGCCATCCAAGCTGACTGTGGACCGTTCAGTTCTTTGCCCCAAATGCCAACACCTCAGATACTCGCTTGAATCTGTTTTCCAAACTGCACCGTATGGCACCTCTGCCCTTCCTGGACTCTGACCAGCCTGTGCCCCAGGTCTCCTCCATGTCCCCTGTCCTGAGAACATCCTCTCATGACTCTTGGTGGACCCCACTACCGATTTCCCTGTCATTATTTGGttattttgaacacacacacggcTTCTTGATAAACAATACTTAGGAGTTTTCTCCCTCACACTACTTGTAGATTCTTGGACAAGCAGGCCAAACAGGTGGTAGCAGGGCAGTGGGAATATATACCTACAAATATATATTTGACAGAGGTTATTCTGTCAGAGTAACCAGCCTCTGACAATCGTGGGGGGGTCCatgggtgcaattgtacagcgatattatataaagattatagtagtcatagagaatagggaaggtaggagaaaagataaaataaaggagtcagacacatttcattagcagcatgctcacctcctggaccaTAGCCataatctcagcagccaggtccgcaCCGAGAGCAAGAGGAGGAGAGGCATGGGGAGGAGAGTATAGGGGAGGAGAGTATATTTCTAACCATggcttatatatacttaggggtgtgcaagccaccctgattacaggtaaccacatacgtcacaggaaggggttgtaccataggcagTACAGCGATGGGAGGGGGGATGATCTAagggtgtacacacaataggaagaggaaggactaggggtacacatgtgacaagatgggaagaccctagattcaagatggcagcctaactttggtctTGCTCATTGCGTGGGCTTGACCCTTTCCTTGGACTCTCCAGGGAAACCATCACTGTCTTTATCAgcagggtgtgaaccccacctatagTGCTACAGAGagtagtctgattgctctggatggctgatttcTTCAGAGAGAAAATTTCTAAGCAGCTGAACTCACAATTTGCTGGCAAACAGCATGACAACCTAGGggaaaatctttctgtatcccacaatacTTTTGCCACAACTCTATAGGAAACAAAGTTTCAAAAACTTTTTAGACATAAGCaggcaccttgagggaatgagttacTGGCCATTGACCAGGGCACCAAGACCAGATTctacatctgtggtagttacataatctggtgtcaatttgggacttgagaggattaagagtgaaagggtaaagtctagtctgtcaatcaggtcagagccagtgagacctctgtgtggacatggccttctgagacTTTGGGGAacacctgtatttcctccttggagacaggagacacgtgctttctctctgctcacaccctgggagacataacagctgacaagacacacagaacTATGCTAGtctcctgagctggagaagccacatggaaacccctgccagcactgagatgcttacagtgccactggatccacgactTGCAACCCACTGGTCCATaatcttccttcatttggcatcattgcatgtgtttcgtgagtcagaggaagactttatagattggtatcagacataagtgtttgggccaggtctggactaggcagcccccatctcctctccagctcctcaggaggatagAACTTCAAGGCCCCCATTACCAGCCGGAAGATGAATGACCTATTGAAGtctgcatcttctgccccaacattccaaggagcttatctctccagaccaaggttgtgcagcccctGTCCCAGCACTCCAGGGAGTAGGTTGGCAAACAACTAAGGCACTTCCCACGGATCGCATCCTGACTCCAGGTCGTGCAGCTGCAAGGAAACAATCTCCCTTCTTGTTGTCAGCATGTACCTCCCTAGAACGAGCCCTAGATATCTCCCACCACCTAACCGACAAGctgcgatttccctgacctaactgatTGGGTCTCGGAAcctcccaggagctcaagatgctcctgtccctttctctgctctcccttccctcccgggagctctttccctgccctaaCAAAGCCCCTCTTAACCTCACGTTCTTGGTCTCAGTCCTATCTCCGTTCAgtgtctcagtgttgacctctcaataagggctaatatcagacttacggacttgatctggactgggctgggatgttttctcaatattcatttgttcttgtatacaaacctctttcttttatttttattttttttcctctttcttttatacacatgagtgtccatgagcttgtttctctagtctacccagactaacacaacatcctACACTGGGGAGTAGTAACGAGGGCCTTAAAAGCTCCTGAGCGGCCATCTAAGGTTCAACTATTAGTCTCTCTCCATccaaaggaaagaagagtgaataaAATGGAAAGACATCGGGACATAAGTAGCCCAATGGACTTACAGGCCACACAAACACCAGTCTCcacaactctgagaccagaaaaactagatggtgctccaCTACCCTGAAAAAGATtccattagaaggtcttggatagagtgggagaccaCTGTGGTACAGAACTAAAATTAGGAGAACAGTGTGACTGATCAGATGGAGACTGGTGGGCCCCCCAAGATCATGGCCCTTACCCTTCAGGTCCAGAAGGGAACTCACCTCCTTGTTAGAATAATcatccatttaagatcaaaagggcagcattaacCCAACGTCGAAATTCAGAGGGTTattaagaaagaaggaagaacagaaacaggaaacagaggaagttTACACTGAGGGGATTGTTTacactgaggggattgcaatggatgagtttagtcagaaggattataaattattgaatgtataactatgatctgctctataaaccttcacctaattcaaaatttaaaagttttaaagaTTTGCCCAGTGTAGTCAcctttggatttcttgactgttgcttccataggCATCGTGGATGCTGATAAGATTAAATCCTCCACAACTTCATTCTGTTTTTTTATCATCATTGCTGGCCCACTTGTGAAGCCGATCAGTAAGTGCGTCAAGACTTCGacgccttcagcaagcaaggtggtgtcacctACATATGGGAGGCTATTAATGGATCTTCAATCCTGGTGCCACTTTCTTGTTCATATAGTTCGGCCGGGATGTGCTCAGCACAGAGATTGCGTGAGTACGGTGAACCGATACCACCCAGAAAAGATCCCATCAAACCGGTCAGCCGTAAAATATGGCATCTGGCCCTTGGCTGACGTTCCGTGGTGGTGGTTTTCCGATGTTAGCGCTTTCGGCCGCTAGGGGGCATCTGGAGTCTCCGCGCGCGCTCCTGGCGCCGTTCAGAATCCACGCCCGCTCCGGGCTTTCACGCTCGCACGCGGCGTTTGCGGGGCGCGCCGCGCTCGCCCAACGGACGCCAGGgtgcgcgcgcacgcgcacgcacgcacgcactgaACGCGCGCGGCCTCCATCGCGCTGCCCCGTTGTGCCCGTTTTTTCCTGGCCGCGGCCGAGCTGACCCCGAGGTCCGAGATGTCTCAACTGCCCCCAGACGGCTGCGCCCTGCTGGCGGACGCAGCGGGTGGCGACAGCGACGCCCTCCCGCAGGCGGAGGTAGGCGGAGGGAGGCGGGGGCCCGCCCGGGAGGGTCCGCCGGCTGAGGCCCGAGGACGCCCGGTGGCGCTGGCCAGGGAAGGGCCGGTGGCGATGGCCAGGGAAGGCCGGATGGCCGCGGTCGCCGAATTGATGCAGGAGCCAGCGGAGGAAGAGGGCCCCGAGAGCAGACCCAGGGCCAGACCCCGGAACGGGCCGGGCACGCTGCCGCACTTCCACTTCCGCCACCCTCTGCGCCTTTTGGGGGTCAATTACCAGCAGTACCTGCGCCGCTTTCTGGAAAATTACCGGATTGGGCCCGGCCGCTTACAGGAGCTGGAAggacgccgccgccgccggttcgCGGAGGCCCTGAGGGCGAGGCAAGCGGCGTTTGCCGCCGGTGATCTGCGAAACCCTCGCAGGATGGATTTCGATCCTTTAACGTTTACCATCGCGCTGACCGCATCTGAGGTCATCAATCCCTTGATCGAAGAACTAGGTTGTGATAAATTCATCAGCAGAGGCTAGTCAAGTAATGGAACGACTTCAAGAAGCCCTCTGCACCCGGGAGTCGTCTGCCAATCCAATAACTTGGCTTTTGTTTTGGGAATCCAAGTGTGGGAGATTCAGGCAGTGCCCTTTGGGGACAGGCTGAGCGAAGAAAGTCaccagggggaaaagaggaaagaaacaacaTAGAGTTGGCGATTGATCCAGAGTCTTGTTCCTGCATCGCTTTTGAAAttgcacccccccaaaaaaaagctttTGTACAGTTAAAGCTGGAAGAACACCCAATCCAATATGAGAGTCCATAATCCTGCGAGAAATGATCAAATAACAAGGATGGGAATAAAGAGTTGTTGCTGTTACTAAAATGGTAGTAAGagcttgcattttttttttagaCTGTACTTCCTCTTCAGCGCATATGCAACAGAGGTTTTCATGAAAAGTTGGTTATgtggtttctggggcattttgcATGGCTCGCAAAGCGTATTACATGATCACAGGTGTCTTCATGAATTGCTGCAATTTCTGGCACTGATTTGCGCATTCACCGGCATTCTTAAGTGCTTTGGTAAATCCAGCTGTTCACAAGTATATACGCACACGCAGGGTCCCCAGTACCCGCCACAACCCCC
The sequence above is drawn from the Tenrec ecaudatus isolate mTenEca1 chromosome 18, mTenEca1.hap1, whole genome shotgun sequence genome and encodes:
- the LOC142432151 gene encoding EP300-interacting inhibitor of differentiation 2-like, with the translated sequence MSQLPPDGCALLADAAGGDSDALPQAEVGGGRRGPAREGPPAEARGRPVALAREGPVAMAREGRMAAVAELMQEPAEEEGPESRPRARPRNGPGTLPHFHFRHPLRLLGVNYQQYLRRFLENYRIGPGRLQELEGRRRRRFAEALRARQAAFAAGDLRNPRRMDFDPLTFTIALTASEVINPLIEELGCDKFISRG